One Elaeis guineensis isolate ETL-2024a chromosome 10, EG11, whole genome shotgun sequence genomic window carries:
- the LOC105052850 gene encoding ribose-phosphate pyrophosphokinase 4 produces the protein MEKRAKKPIHLFYCAECEELARKVAEQSDAIQLQSISWRSFDDGFPNLFIKNAHDIRGQHVAFLASFSSPGVIFEQISAIFALPKLFIASFTLVLPFFPTGSFERVEEEGDVATAFTMARILSMIPKSRGGPTSVVIYDIHALQERFYFGDDVLPCFESGIPLLLQRLRQLPDADNVTIAFPDDGAWKRFHKQLLNFPMVVCAKVREGDKRIVRIKEGNPEGRHVVIVDDLVQSGGTLIECQKVLATHGAAKVSAYVTHGVFPKQSWERFLQNGSEGSPNNFTYFWITDSCPLTVKTIANSAPFEVLSLAGSIADALQI, from the exons ATGGAGAAGAGAGCGAAGAAGCCGATACATCTCTTCTACTGCGCGGAGTGCGAAGAGCTCGCGAGGAAGGTTGCGGAGCAATCCGACGCCATTCAGCTCCAATCCATCTCTTGGAG AAGCTTTGATGATGGATTCCCAAATCTCTTTATCAAGAATGCACATGATATTAGAGGGCAGCACGTTGCTTTTTTAGCTTCTTTCAGTTCTCCTGGAGTAATTTTTGAGCAGATTTCTGCAATATTTGCATTGCCAAAACTCTTCATTGCCTCCTTTACATTGGTTTTACCATTCTTCCCAACTGGTTCTTTCGAACGTGTGGAAGAAGAAGGAGATGTGGCTACTGCATTTACAATGGCACGCATATTGTCAATGATCCCTAAATCTAGGGGCGGTCCAACCAGTGTGGTCATCTATGACATACATGCTCTGCAG GAAAGATTCTACTTTGGGGATGATGTCTTGCCTTGCTTTGAAAGTGGTATACCTCTGTTGTTGCAACGTCTTCGCCAGCTTCCTGATGCCGATAAT GTAACAATAGCATTCCCAGATGATGGTGCATGGAAGCGTTTTCACAAGCAACTGCTAAATTTTCCTATG GTTGTTTGTGCAAAAGTTCGTGAAGGTGATAAGAGGATAGTTCGAATTAAGGAAGGCAACCCTGAGGGTCGGCATGTCGTAATTGTTGACGACTTGGTGCAGTCTGGAGGCACTCTTATTGAATGTCAG AAAGTTTTGGCTACTCATGGTGCTGCAAAAGTTAGTGCATATGTCACCCATGGTGTGTTTCCCAAGCAATCATGGGAGCGATTCCTGCAGAATGGTTCTG AGGGGTCGCCAAACAATTTTACTTACTTCTGGATAACAGACTCCTGCCCACTTACTGTCAAGACCATAGCAAATAGCGCTCCATTTGAGGTGCTCAGCCTTGCTGGATCCATTGCAGATGCTCTTCAAATCTAA